Within the Miscanthus floridulus cultivar M001 chromosome 17, ASM1932011v1, whole genome shotgun sequence genome, the region gagagcgcccgggaagtggaggtccactcgatctcctccgatgatacttcccaggggaaggaggtggcCAATGTCGGGGTGGCCAGCACCGTGGAGCAGTCGGCTCTGACCTTGGGTGAGGGAAGCTTAGCCCTCATGCGGGTGCAACCCAAGCCCCACAGGTGGGATCACCCGTGTGTCTTATGGTGGAGCtgggacgaccctaagggggagcccctattcgcccttgaggacatggccgagggggGGCGTTGGGACACCTTCGAGGAATACCGCcatctggcggagcggtcgctgtggACAGTGCTGTCCATCATGGCTGACGATCTGCCCAGGGTCGCCCAAGTACGCACCATCTTTTCTTGTGCGGTGTCGTCTTTCTTTGAGTTTTCTTGCAGCACTCAACTCCTATtttgcctatccaggagctcgaggcctagTCCCTCAGGAAGTTGTTGTTCCTTCGGTGGGAGAGCGACGTCTGGGATCAGCTCTAGCGGCAGAGGGAGCTGCTCGCCCatgccaatgagcttctgtcggcgtggagcgcggaggcagaggacctccgccttcgctgtgctaatatgaaggccgaggcggccacggctcaggagcaggctgcccctttggcagcgcgggtcaaggagttggaggaggagctgactcgGGTGGCCAGCgatcgggacaccttcaggtcccgggctgcAGAAGCGACGGCCAACGCCAAGGCCATTGCTGGGCAGCTGGGTGCGAAGCAGAGCGCGCATCTACTGACAAAAGGTGCCCAGGCAGAGGCCcttaaggtggccgaggcctcccgggtcgaggccttaAAATGGAAgaaaaaggccgagggtgagtcctattccccttgttttatttgtttttcttgcgttcgacccctaactccctgacgtgatgcagagctggagaaggaggcttctagggcagccgaggcctctcgggtcgagatctagtgctggaaggagaaagctgaggcctctcaggtcgaggtCCAGCACTGGGAagagaaagccaagggtgagtcccataggcctcTCGCccttgtttggcttattttctttgatgcttaaccccatcctgcttgtttTGACGCAGGGTTGGAGAAAGAGGTCTCCCGGGTGATCGAGGCCTCTatcgcagtgcaggcggtgctcgaggccgagatcgaGGAGCACAGCTCGCTGCAGAGCGCCGCCCATACCATCTGTGAGGCCCTGGAAGTAGAAGGGGTCGAGTCGggtagctcccttaggagccgcctgtctgcgttgagcggccaagcgTGCCAGCgactccggggggcgttgcatacgggcgtcaagcgtgccctggccgttgtctcctcgcactacgctggtgtcgacctcgaggccgtcagtGACAGTTATGTCTTGGCTGAGGAtgccgaggaggccgaggaggagctcaTGAAGCTGGAGGAGGCGGCTAAggtccctggcacggcgctggccagtttgttcgaagaggaggtgattCCTCCCTTGCCGCCCGCCGACGCaagagaccctgagccttgacctaggccaagAGGGCCATGTAAAAGATTAGGATTATTATTGTACCATGatgtttgtggccgtcgaggcctttataaGTGCTTATGTATATACGCTTTTTAAtcgttttattgtatttccgagcctctgcctcTGCCTTGCCTCTGATCATATCATTTGCagaaaacttcctcggagcctaagctgcccctcgggtaaaaggtggtgagggagttgccgtagcctagaggcgtaggccgttctcgtggctcggccagccttttggccctgagacagactttcggtccttaggtttttacaatcgattgtagagcacgctagagagtttggcatagaaatttATTCAAAAACTGATTAAAAATGGTGTCtagggacttaggggggttctccccttctagcccccgagggaggctcagttctgcagaggtagagccgagtctcccttgaagCGTTATCCTAAAGCCTTTGCCCTCTGTCCCGTTTTTTAGACAAGTCCTTTGCAAAAAACTCCCTCAGAGCCTGAGCTACCCTTCgagcgaaaggtggtgagggagttgccgtagcccggaggcgtaggctgtctcgcAGCTCGGCCGGCCTCTTGCCTTCGAGGcaaacttttggtccttaggtttttgcaATTGATTTGTCGTAGTACGCGATAGAGTCCCATTGATGGggggtttcttgaaaaattagaacaactaaagaacacttctttaatgtatttcgagaaacaaagtatacaatgcttggaaatttaagggtagaaacgacgtagctgttctatgttccaagcgttggtgaggatttcgcccttctcgttggctagcttgtaggttccgggcttcagcacttgggcgacgatgtatggcccttcccatgacggggtcagcttgtggcggcccttgttgctttgCCTCAGCcttagcaccaggtcgcccaccttcaggtctcggctccgAATGCGTCGGGCTTGATATCGTCATagtgcttgctggtacttggttgAACGTAGCAGCGctacatctcgggcttcctctagttggttaaGGGCGTCCTCATGGGTAGtacggttgctttgctcgttgtaggcctgtagccttggggaaccatactccaagtcagtggggaggatggccttggctccatagaccaggaagaatggcgTGAACCTCATGGCTCAGCtcagagtgttccttaggctccagatgactgatgggagttcggcaagccattttttgccaaatttcttcaaccgattgtatattcttggcttgaggccctataggatcatgccgttggcacgttctacttggtcgtttgtcctagggtgtcctacggccgaccaaaccacatggatgtggtggtcatcgcagaacgtcaggaacttatggccggtgaattgtgtcccattgtcggtgataaTGGTATCTGGGActccgaacctatggatgatatcagtgaagaacagcaccgcttgctcggatttgattcgagtgatcggacgagcctcgatccacttggagaacttgtcgatggctatgagcaaatgggtatagcccccaggggccttctatagaggcccaaccatgtctagcccccacacggcgaatggccatgtaacggggatggtttggagggcttgagcTGGGAGGTGCGTCTACctcgcatagtactggcatccctcgtaggagcgtactagcttggtggcgtcggcaaccactgttggccagtagaacccttggcggaaggcatttccgaCGAGTGTCTAAGGCGCTGCGTGGTGCCCACAGGCTCctgtgtgcaagtcccaaagtagggcttggcctgcctcggtggtgatgcaccgttGGAGAACGCTAGATGGGCTTcacctgtacaactcgccgttgcagaggacgtaagttttggatCACTATGCAAGCtgtcgggctttggtcctatctataggaagctctccttgaacgaggcaatcaaggaacaggactcgccagtccatACCCTGGTCAGCCTCAGGAGGCTCCATGTTGATTTCCAAGACTTCGGGCTCGGTAGCAGGGGTCTtggtgacagagggggcctcagGCCCTGTGGTGGGCtcaaccggtgggccctcttccgccgccgaggcgtagtcgatggaaggcttgaggaggtctctggcgaagatgtttggggggaccagggcccgtgccgacgccatctttgttAGTTCATCCACGGCCTCGTTGTATCTTCATgtaatgtggttgagttcgagaccgtcgaacttgtcctctaggcaACGCACCAATttgtagtacgcctccatcttggggTCATGACAGTTTgattccttcatcacttgatcgacgacgagctatgAATCGCCACGTACGTCGAGACGCCATACTCCGAGTTTGATGGCGACCTGCAGGCCGTTGACAAGGGCCTCGTACtcagccacgttgttggaggcgacgaagtgaagccggatcatgtagcgcatgtgcactcgaGGGGTGAGACAAAGAGCAGACCCGCACCTGCCCTGATCTTCATCAGAGTCCCttcaaagtacatggtctagcattctgcctagatttgagcaggtggcagttgggtgtcggtccattcAGCCATGAAGTCGgccaagacctgggatttaattgctttctgagGCACAAAAAACAGGGCTtgccccatgagttcgatggcccacttggcaattctacccaaggcctcccggttttggattatctctcccaaggggaaagatgacaccacggtcaccgggtgggactcaaagtagtgacgcagcttgcgccgagccaagacaatggtgtaaaccagcttctggatgtgggggtagcgtgtcttagtctcggaaagcacctcactgatgaagtagataggttgttggatgggtagggcatgcccctcttcctgcctctcgactactacgaccgcgctgaccacttggggtgttgcggtgacgtagagtaagagggcctcgcccttggttggcggtactaggacgggaggactggtgagcagtgccttgagcttgatgagggcttcttcggcctcgggggtccaagaaaagcgctcggactttctcaagaggtggtacagaggcaagcctttttcgccaaggccgagatgaagcggctcagggccgcaaggcatcccatgaccctctgcactcctttgaggtctcagattggacccatgttggtcacggcctgagactttctctgggttggcctcgatgccgtgctctgagactatgaatcccaagagcatgcctcgggggaccccgaagacacacttctcggggttgagcttgatgcccttctctctaggcatttgaaggctatttccaagtcaccGACTGAGATCGCTGGCCttcttggacttgaccacgatgtcatccacgtaggcctcgatggttcacccaatgtgttcaccaaagacctgggtcatgcaccgctggtatgtggcccctgcgttcctgaggccaaacggcatggtcacatagcagtacatgccaaatggagtgatgaaagaagtcgcagctggtcggactcttttcatcttgatttgatggtaaccggaatacgcatcaaggaaggatagggtttcgcatcccagagtggagtcgacgatttgatcgattcgaggtaagtGGAAATGgaacctttggacatgctttattcaaatcggtgtagtctacgcacatcctccacttgcctacttttcttcttaactaatacaggattagctaaccactctggatggaacacttccttgatgaatccggcctgCCAAAAGCTTTGTAGCtccttcgccgatggccctacgcttctcctcgtcaaatcaGCGCAGGCGCTGCCTCACCGGCCTGGAGCCAGCCTGGAtagtctaaggcgtgctcggcgacctccctcggtatgcctggcatgtccgagggactccatgcgaacatatcgacgtttgcgctggagaaagtcgacgagcacggacttcctatttgctgtcgagggtggcgctgaccttCAGTGCTCGGCCATTAGGGGCAAGCGGGGTCGATTgaggacgagcttgacggcctctacgggctcgaaagtcccggcaCGACGCTTGGCGTCGGGTGCCTctgctaccaagctggtcgatgttgacgatgagggtctcaggcctccataagagcctcggcgtactgatgcattcgacgtcgcagtcgtatgcatgctcgtactaTGGACTTGACGGTGATGACACCGTTggggcccagcatcttgagcttgaggtaggtgtaacttggggaccaccatgaacttggcatagaacgggcgccccaagatgggaTGATAggcccccttgaacccaaccacctcgaaggtgaggactccTTGCGGTAGTTAGGAGGGAGTACCAAGCAgatgggcaagtcgatgcgcccgaggggtcatgtGCGCTTCCCCGGCACGACGCATGTGAAGGGCGCGGCACCTGCCTCGGAGCCATGACTGGTCGAGCtataggagctccagggtgttgacatagaggacgttgaggccgctgcctctgtccataagcaccttggtgagccaggtgttgccgatgatcgggtcgacgacgagtgggtacttgcccggggtttgggacataatcggggtggtcatcctgatcaaaggtgatcacctcccgagGACCATTCGAGGGtaccagggagtggccaccttaaccgagaagacctcccagcGTTCCCTCTTTTCGCTGACGCACCGTGAGGCACTACATGagggcccaccaaagatcatgaaggcgttgtgtaccttgAGGAACCCAGTCATCCTTGTCGCCGTCCCTATCGCCTACGCCCTTCTTCTGGTGTCGTCGTCGTTGGGAGcccgagcctagcgtagtaacgctgagcatggtgcactcctcgagggcgtgcttcacCGAGGCCCTGATGGTAAGggacagggcttcttaagcatgtcgtcgaagagcccggggcctcttagggggcctcggggattcttgcgatcgTGCTGCGGCGATTAGGCCAGcttcgaggacctcctgcttcccttggcgaccctttttctttctcttagggatgCGGGGGGCTGAGGCCTTGGGGGTCTCATCCCTCTGCTTTCCCTTGGCAGtagttgtcggggaagatggccccgacagcctcttcacctgaggcaaagttggtggagATGTCGAGGAGTACGGCCGCCAGTGGTCGGTACATTCCGGCCTAGCTCtcagaccaggtctcggcaggaggtgccgaagaggaatgcttggacaatttctgagtcgccgacgtGGGGCAACTCGATGCACttgcttggagaagcgccgaatgaagtctcggagagacttgtctggcttctggcgacaactcttgaggtcctaggagttcccagggcgcacgtatgtgccctggaaattcccgacgaagaccctcaccaagtcgcgcTAGTCGTGAATCTacgagggaggaaggtgttcgatcCAGGCTCGCACTGAGTCtgataggaacaaggggaggCTGTGGATGATGAGTAGGTTGTTGTCCGTGCCACCTTGCTAaaaagccaggcgataatcggccaaCCATAgatcagggttggtctcgccgctgtacttcatgTGGTTGGCTGGTTGTCGAAACCGGGCTGGGAAGTGAGTGTTGTGGATGGCTctactgaagacccgagggccaggtggctcaggagaaggactatggtcctcctcactgtcataGCGATCGCCTCGGTGcggatggtagccccgggcgggccCATCgtcgtcgtggcgtcgtcgcctaccGACcacttcgtggtcgccttgtgcctcgcgtcggtcgccgagtcggtcgtgcaccgagggggccctgttggctgtcggcgcccgagcgggctcgggacagaCCGAGGCCCCTCTATCCTACCGAGGTGGTGCCGTGGGTTGTTTCGAGGCGCCTCCGTGCCGTCGAGAGGCAGagctttcggcctgctgtaccatGGCAGTCTCGAGGAGGTCTTGGAGCTCTCCGTGGACCTGTCgtccctccgtggtagagggctcggacATTGCCCAGACTAGCATCGCTGCTGCCGCAACGTTCTGGCttgcgcgattgaagattgggggttgctcacccccctcgtcgttgttgatgcggtggtggatgtCATGAGCCCTccatcgggctcctccgccctcaccgcgcccttgctgctcccgCTCGAGAGTATCTCAGAGATGTTGCAGAAGGAGCcggtcttgttcaaccttggcctgaagctcgcggagctgctctaggtctggacGTCGAAGTTCCCGGTGAGCGGGTTCTCGTTTCGCGCTGCCGGGGCCTCGAGATGCGGAGGTGTGGCGTCACCCGCCCTTTCGCTGGGCGGGGAGCGAttgcctaccccctcgtcctcatcgcccgctctcagcatcccgagcccgatgtggaagcactcacgagtgggatcataagtacctttgtcgtcagagtcggagtagccgaagcaatagtcgctcgcggccaggaagcgccgcatggcttcagggtcgcgaagccCGGAGAAGTCTGCTCTAgtccacgcctcgtcctcctctgaggagtcagcgtgggcgtGTGTCAAAGTTTGTGGTGACGAAGTCATAGGCAAAatgttggtggcgtcctgagggcttcGCGTGTGCGGAAGCATAGGCGGAAGCGAAGGCGGCGGTGGCATtgatcaacccgaaggggtacggggatggtgcatCGCCGGGCTCTGCTCCGCCGAAGCTGACCCCTCAGAGGGTGGTGggacagagcttgatgacgggggcGTCGTTGTGCGCCACCggtgtctttcccttgcccaggcttaagttagacaggtccccaaccagggactctgtaccaacgtCCGGGCATAGGATGCCGGCGGAGCGCGGTGCGTTGCCCTGAGCTTGCGTGGTGTCGGGGGTGgtcctgctcgcgtcgtgcctggcgagcgcgacgagagctgTGGCCCAGGctccgcctacgcctgggctatGGGTTGTGACGtcgtcgtcggttggtggggcccTGGGTGTGAGGAGCACCATATCGTacccacatcctagagacatgaactctaggctcccgaaccaaatcaCTGTGCCGAGAcatagtggtcgtacggggtctgccatccggaacctgttgGGATGATTAATCTAACACGTAGtatacccctacctagcgcgccaactgtcggtgtttcggaccggggggtcctcaaccaactagtgaatttgaactgcgtgcccctaatcccagatgatgatgcaaagagacacaaggtttatactggttcaggcgatagatgccctacgtccagtctgagagatcgatcttgtattctttgcaccggagtgctcgtagtaggggtttacaagcagggcgagagagggagctagtcctaggtctccgCGGGGAGCGgtcgtgggttgcttgagatgttgatctcaggcacgAGGAAGAGCGGTCGTTACAGAGAGTTGAGCgtgtgttcgtctatctcgtCTACCCCCTATCGGTCTGTGTGTTCGTGTGCCCATCGtctagaaatggccctggtcactcccttttatagtcgaagggggaccggggtgatacatgtgttcgctacgcaGCGTCCTGTAAGAggaggtggcgtgtccgagccctgtagcttgctaCTGTagcggtatggtcgatggagcggccctgtccttgatgtgctggagcaacgcgccggtcacacccgatcctatgcgacgtgggagctccagtgatggcttgacgcagggcatggcgggcgacATGCCGGTTGCTGTGCGTTGACGATgtagagagccgaggctcagttggtgccgaggccgagccgtcgtggggggctcggcgggcgcgaatcccgaggctgccgagaccctgaagcggattgccgaggcttggagggagcagttggtcctgtacactgattccgatgCTACAGTGACCCGGAcgtgactccccacgccgcgttgttctcggagcaagAGTTGACAGCACAGTGCGGTACGGGCATCAGTTATGGGCATAGTGCTGAGCACAGtgaccggtaacccctgcccagtcttGTCTCCCGTCCTGTCGGCCACTCTGCTGTACTGCGCCGACGTGAGGCTGGCGTTGCGGTAGTGGTTGGATGcgtgacgttttgtcagaggagTTTGGttaaggcggaggcgacgaggttgctgccgagccggcctcgcgcaaggcggagaatcggcgcttcgtccgaggccttatgcgcggggcctcgggcgaatcggagaactGGTAACCCGTTCGAGGCCTTGCGgggcagggcctcgggcgagggggcctcggcggggcgaagaGTTGGCTTTTCGTCCGAGGCCTTTGCGGcgcgggcctcgggcgaatcggaaaaTTGGCCGAGACCTTGTGGCTGTCCTTTGGCTTTGATATTTGCGAGGTCTAAGCagttttttcggttcttgcttagggtaccccttctcatggTATCCAACattaccaatcaaagaaatgaccAGAAAAATTGTTTTGTTAATATTTTATTTTACAAACTTAAACCAATAATCTAATCAGGTCAAAGATAGATGGACGGATTGGCTTATTGAAAAAAGCATTGGAATCTCAAGAAGGAACTCAAATTGGTTGCCATTATTGATGGATGATGCACAATTCTCATAGAATTATTTTTAGTTTCACCCTGAAACCTATCCTATCTGATGTTTAACATAGATGAATACGAATATTATCAAACATAGTCTATTCTAGAACTTTATCAGGGTGAGAGGCTATTTTAATGTCATGTATATATTGTTTCAACGTCTTGTCGATGACAGTGAGAGCAAGTGCCGTACTTGTATGTTAAGATAAGATGGAGTGCAGGATGTGAagggcgacggcggcgaggaACACTTATCTGAGCAGCAACACATTGGACGGGACCCAGAACAACTGAGTGTAGTCGTCGTCAGCTCCGAGTTTGATGACTCCAGACTCCAACGAACATATATTATCGTAGCACAGAGACCTGGAAGGAAAGAATAATGTACGTGCATATCGCAGCAGGTGAACACGCACGCTAGGTGAATGGTGTCTGAATCGCACCAAGATAGAGGCATAGAGCTGGCCGCCCTGATGTGGAACGTCTCTACTTGGCTCTCGTGAGCATGTGCAGTAGGAAGGC harbors:
- the LOC136516153 gene encoding uncharacterized protein yields the protein MKAEAATAQEQAAPLAARVKELEEELTRVASDRDTFRSRAAEATANAKAIAGQLGAKQSAHLLTKGAQAEALKVAEASRVEALKWKKKAEGLEKEVSRVIEASIAVQAVLEAEIEEHSSLQSAAHTICEALEVEGVESGSSLRSRLSALSGQACQRLRGALHTGVKRALAVVSSHYAGVDLEAVSDSYVLAEDAEEAEEELMKLEEAAKVPGTALASLFEEEVIPPLPPADARDPEP